The Acipenser ruthenus chromosome 25, fAciRut3.2 maternal haplotype, whole genome shotgun sequence genome has a window encoding:
- the LOC117414008 gene encoding keratinocyte-associated protein 3-like produces the protein MCKLGKLDDAKAMMKTGLGMIILGHTVFILGAIIHGTVLRHVTRPEDIDSIEYAIANIIAVASGLVCVIAGITAIVFSRDIGNNKLKWIVLGLSVISALLAGVCVAGLVLSLVTTIVDGGNSFLARCNSSDSSGLSRSSHTCPFDPTRIYETTVTLWVPLILLAAAEAVVSTRCFLASLSLLGMQLCKRRKVVRARQVRVRFNEAVPTEPAERQDLMSQSVWM, from the exons GCAAGCTGGACGACGCAAAGGCCATGATGAAGACGGGGCTGGGGATGATCATTCTCGGCCACACTGTCTTCATCCTGGGTGCCATCATTCACGGCACGGTGCTGCGTCACGTGACCCGGCCAGAGGACATAGACAGCATCGAGTATGCCATCGCGAACATCATCGCCGTGGCGTCCGGGCTGGTG TGCGTCATTGCGGGGATTACAGCTATTGTCTTTTCCAGAGACATCGGGAACAACAAGCTG aagtgGATTGTCCTGGGCCTGAGTGTGATCAGCGCCCTGCTGGCTGGTGTGTGCGTCGCGGGGCTGGTCCTCTCGCTGGTCACCACCATCGTGGACGGAGGGAACAGCTTCCTCGCACGCTGCAACTCCAGCGACTCCTCGGGCTTGAGTCGCAGCTCACACACGTGCCCGTTCGACCCCACCCGCATCTAC GAGACGACGGTCACACTGTGGGTGCCCCTGATCCTCCTTGCTGCGGCGGAGGCAGTAGTGTCCACCAGGTGCTTCCTGGCTTCCCTCAGTCTGCTGGGGATGCAGCTCTGCAAGAGGAGGAAGGTGGTGCGGGCGAGACAG GTCAGAGTGAGGTTTAACGAGGCGGTTCCCACGGAACCAGCGGAGAGACAAGATCTGATGTCCCAGAGTGTCTGGATGTGA